A stretch of the Azorhizobium caulinodans ORS 571 genome encodes the following:
- the urtE gene encoding urea ABC transporter ATP-binding subunit UrtE, with protein sequence MLKVENLDLYYGAAHTLRKVSLEAVKGQVTCVLGRNGVGKTSLLRAIVGQRAIAGGSVSFNGQDITKMRTYDRAALGIGFVPQGREVFPLLTVKENLETGYARLARKDKYVPDEVFELFPVLKSMLGRRGGDLSGGQQQQLAIGRALVTRPSLLVLDEPTEGIQPSIIKDIGRAISYLRDKGDMAIVLVEQYFEFARELADSFILMERGEVVARGDRSGLDGDDVRRLMAI encoded by the coding sequence ATGCTGAAGGTCGAGAACCTCGATCTCTATTACGGCGCCGCCCACACGCTGCGCAAAGTCTCGCTGGAAGCGGTGAAGGGGCAGGTGACCTGCGTGCTCGGCCGCAATGGCGTGGGCAAGACCTCACTCCTGCGGGCCATCGTCGGCCAGCGCGCCATCGCGGGGGGCAGCGTCTCCTTCAACGGGCAGGACATCACCAAGATGCGCACCTATGACCGGGCGGCGCTCGGCATCGGCTTCGTGCCGCAGGGGCGCGAGGTGTTTCCGCTGCTCACCGTGAAGGAAAATCTGGAAACGGGCTACGCGCGCCTCGCCCGCAAGGACAAATATGTGCCGGACGAGGTGTTCGAGCTGTTCCCGGTGCTGAAATCCATGCTGGGCCGGCGGGGCGGCGATCTCTCCGGTGGGCAGCAGCAGCAGCTCGCCATCGGCCGCGCCCTCGTGACCCGCCCGAGCCTCCTGGTGCTGGACGAGCCCACCGAGGGCATCCAGCCCTCCATCATCAAGGACATCGGTCGCGCCATCTCCTATCTGCGGGACAAGGGAGACATGGCCATCGTGCTCGTGGAGCAGTATTTCGAGTTCGCGCGCGAGCTGGCCGATTCCTTCATCCTGATGGAGCGCGGCGAAGTGGTGGCGCGCGGCGACAGGAGCGGGCTTGATGGGGACGACGTCCGCCGCCTCATGGCCATCTGA
- a CDS encoding urease accessory protein UreD has protein sequence MGTTSAASWPSEAAAGVAGAPRRQRAVGRVRLGVNAIAGKSRVSDVAEAGSLRVRMPRVDGPAVEGVLVNTAGGVACGDHFTIEVKAEAGAHAVVATPAAEKIYRSDGETARIDVAITVEAGAQVDWLPQETLLYDAARLARRFTVDLAPDATFLAFEAIAFGRVARGEEMRTGHLEDHWQVTRGGGLIYADAVRVSGPLGELLRRPTVAAGNRAWATLLYVAPDAEARLDEARALMESARSECGASAWNGLLAARWLAPDIETLRRDAVAFLNAFRGAPLPRVWAL, from the coding sequence ATGGGGACGACGTCCGCCGCCTCATGGCCATCTGAGGCGGCAGCAGGAGTGGCCGGTGCCCCGCGCCGGCAGCGGGCGGTGGGGCGCGTGCGCCTCGGCGTCAACGCCATCGCCGGCAAAAGCCGCGTCAGCGATGTGGCGGAAGCCGGCTCCCTGCGGGTGCGGATGCCGCGCGTCGACGGCCCGGCGGTGGAAGGCGTGCTCGTCAACACGGCGGGGGGCGTTGCCTGCGGCGATCATTTCACCATCGAGGTGAAGGCCGAGGCGGGTGCCCACGCGGTTGTCGCGACCCCCGCCGCCGAAAAGATCTATCGGTCCGACGGCGAGACCGCCCGCATCGACGTGGCGATCACGGTGGAAGCTGGCGCGCAGGTGGACTGGCTGCCGCAGGAAACCCTGCTCTATGACGCCGCACGCCTCGCCCGCCGTTTCACCGTGGATCTCGCACCCGACGCCACCTTTCTCGCCTTCGAGGCGATCGCCTTCGGCCGCGTGGCGCGGGGCGAGGAGATGCGCACCGGGCATCTGGAGGACCACTGGCAGGTCACCCGCGGCGGCGGCCTCATCTATGCCGATGCGGTGCGCGTGTCCGGCCCCTTGGGCGAGCTGCTGCGCCGCCCCACGGTTGCGGCTGGCAACCGGGCGTGGGCGACTTTGCTTTATGTGGCACCCGATGCCGAAGCGCGACTGGACGAAGCGCGTGCGCTCATGGAATCTGCGCGCAGTGAATGCGGTGCCAGCGCGTGGAACGGCCTTCTGGCCGCCCGCTGGCTGGCGCCCGATATCGAAACCCTGCGACGGGACGCCGTCGCATTCCTGAATGCCTTTCGGGGGGCGCCGCTGCCCCGCGTCTGGGCCCTGTGA
- a CDS encoding urease subunit gamma — protein sequence MLLTPREKDKLFIAMAAEVARKRLARGVKLNHPEAVALITDFVVEGARDGRTVAELMEAGARVITADQVMEGIAEMIHDIQVEATFPDGTKLVTVHNPIRGQASEDVPGEFVTPDGEIVFNEGAERVTLSVANTGDRPIQVGSHYHFYETNPGLAFEREKARGMRLDIAPGTAVRFEPGATREVTLVPLGGKREVYGFRGDVMGKL from the coding sequence GTGCTGCTGACGCCGCGGGAGAAGGACAAGCTCTTTATCGCCATGGCCGCCGAAGTGGCGCGCAAGCGCCTCGCGCGCGGCGTGAAGCTCAACCATCCGGAGGCGGTGGCGCTCATCACCGATTTCGTGGTGGAAGGCGCCCGCGACGGTCGCACCGTCGCGGAGCTGATGGAGGCGGGTGCCCGCGTCATCACCGCAGATCAGGTGATGGAGGGCATCGCCGAGATGATCCATGACATCCAGGTGGAGGCGACCTTCCCGGATGGGACGAAGCTGGTCACGGTGCACAACCCCATTCGCGGACAGGCGTCCGAGGACGTGCCCGGCGAATTTGTGACGCCGGACGGCGAGATCGTCTTCAATGAGGGCGCCGAGCGGGTGACGCTCTCGGTGGCCAATACGGGCGACCGCCCCATCCAAGTGGGCAGCCACTACCATTTCTATGAGACCAATCCGGGCCTTGCCTTCGAGCGCGAGAAGGCGCGCGGGATGCGCCTCGACATCGCGCCCGGCACGGCCGTGCGCTTCGAGCCCGGCGCCACCCGCGAGGTCACGCTGGTGCCGCTGGGCGGCAAGCGTGAGGTCTATGGGTTCCGTGGCGACGTGATGGGCAAGCTCTGA
- a CDS encoding GFA family protein has protein sequence MALQHYSGSCQCGAVAFEADLDLDRTATCNCSRCRRVGGILSFASPEGFRLNQGEEKLTEYRFNTGRISHFFCATCGIEPFGRGLAPTGEFKVAVNVRCLDGVDLKALTPREFDGASL, from the coding sequence ATGGCACTCCAGCATTATTCCGGCAGCTGCCAGTGCGGCGCGGTGGCCTTCGAGGCCGATCTTGATCTGGACCGCACGGCCACCTGCAACTGCTCCCGCTGCCGGCGCGTGGGCGGCATCCTCTCCTTTGCTTCGCCGGAAGGTTTCAGGCTGAATCAGGGCGAGGAAAAACTGACTGAATATCGCTTCAATACCGGGCGGATCAGCCATTTCTTCTGTGCCACCTGCGGCATCGAGCCCTTCGGCCGTGGCCTTGCGCCGACCGGTGAGTTCAAGGTGGCGGTGAACGTGCGCTGCCTCGACGGCGTGGACCTGAAAGCGCTGACCCCCCGCGAATTCGACGGCGCGAGCCTCTGA
- the ureC gene encoding urease subunit alpha, which produces MTKARMSRSAYAHMFGPTVGDKVRLADTALYIEIEKDFTVHGEEVKFGGGKVIRDGMGQSQVANADGAVDTVITNAVILDHWGIVKADVGLKDGRIFKIGKAGNPDVQSGVDIIIGPGTEVIAGEGKILTAGGFDSHIHFICPQQIEEALASGVTTMLGGGTGPATGTFATTCTPGPWHIARMIEAADAFPMNLAFAGKGNASQPKALEEMVRAGACALKLHEDWGTTPAAIDTCLSVADAFDIQVMIHTDTLNESGFVEDTIAAFKGRTIHAFHTEGAGGGHAPDIIKVAGLPNVLPSSTNPTRPYTRNTIDEHLDMLMVCHHLSPSIPEDLAFAESRIRKETIAAEDILHDIGALSMMSSDSQAMGRVGEVVIRTWQTADKMKRQRGALPGESGGNDNLRARRYVAKYTINPAIAHGVSKHIGSVEAGKLADLVLWSPAFFGVKPDLVLKGGSIAVAQMGDPNASIPTPQPVHYRPMFGAYGRARTHSSLTFVSKAAVEDGLAARLQTAKTLVAVENVRSGISKKDMVLNGATPHIEVDPETYDVRADGELLVCEPADVLPMAQRYFLF; this is translated from the coding sequence ATGACCAAGGCCCGTATGTCCCGTTCTGCTTATGCGCACATGTTCGGCCCCACGGTGGGCGACAAGGTGCGCCTCGCCGACACCGCGCTCTATATCGAGATCGAGAAGGACTTCACCGTCCATGGCGAGGAGGTGAAGTTCGGCGGCGGCAAGGTGATCCGCGACGGCATGGGCCAGAGCCAGGTGGCCAATGCCGACGGCGCGGTGGACACCGTCATCACCAATGCGGTGATCCTCGATCACTGGGGCATCGTGAAAGCGGACGTCGGCCTGAAAGACGGGCGCATCTTCAAGATCGGCAAGGCCGGCAATCCCGATGTGCAGAGCGGCGTCGACATCATCATCGGTCCCGGCACGGAGGTGATTGCGGGCGAGGGCAAGATCCTCACCGCCGGCGGCTTCGACAGCCACATCCATTTCATCTGCCCGCAGCAGATCGAGGAGGCGCTGGCCTCCGGCGTCACCACCATGCTGGGCGGCGGCACCGGTCCGGCCACCGGCACCTTCGCCACCACCTGCACCCCCGGCCCGTGGCACATCGCCCGCATGATCGAGGCGGCGGATGCCTTCCCCATGAACCTTGCCTTCGCGGGCAAGGGCAATGCCTCCCAGCCCAAGGCGCTGGAAGAGATGGTGCGTGCCGGCGCCTGCGCGCTGAAGCTCCATGAGGACTGGGGCACCACGCCCGCCGCCATCGATACCTGCCTCTCGGTGGCCGATGCCTTCGACATTCAGGTGATGATCCACACGGACACGCTGAACGAAAGCGGCTTCGTGGAGGACACCATCGCCGCCTTCAAGGGCCGCACCATCCATGCCTTCCACACGGAAGGTGCGGGCGGCGGCCACGCGCCGGACATCATCAAGGTGGCGGGCCTGCCCAACGTGCTGCCGTCCTCCACCAATCCGACCCGGCCCTATACGCGCAACACCATCGACGAGCATCTCGACATGCTCATGGTGTGCCACCACCTCTCGCCGTCCATCCCCGAAGACCTCGCCTTCGCCGAGAGCCGCATCCGCAAGGAGACCATCGCGGCCGAGGACATCCTGCACGACATCGGCGCCCTCTCCATGATGAGCTCCGACAGCCAGGCCATGGGCCGCGTGGGCGAGGTGGTGATCCGCACCTGGCAGACGGCGGATAAGATGAAGCGCCAGCGCGGCGCGCTGCCCGGCGAGAGCGGCGGCAACGACAATCTGCGCGCCCGCCGCTATGTGGCGAAATACACCATCAACCCGGCCATCGCCCATGGCGTGTCGAAGCACATCGGCTCGGTGGAGGCCGGCAAGCTCGCCGACCTCGTGCTGTGGTCGCCGGCCTTCTTCGGCGTCAAGCCGGATCTGGTGCTGAAGGGCGGCTCCATCGCGGTGGCCCAGATGGGCGATCCCAACGCCTCCATTCCGACCCCGCAGCCGGTGCATTACAGGCCCATGTTCGGTGCCTATGGCCGCGCCCGCACCCATTCCAGCCTGACCTTCGTCTCCAAGGCGGCAGTGGAGGATGGTCTCGCCGCCCGGCTCCAGACGGCCAAGACGCTGGTGGCGGTGGAGAATGTCCGTTCCGGCATTTCCAAAAAGGACATGGTGCTGAACGGCGCCACCCCCCATATCGAGGTGGACCCGGAGACCTATGACGTGCGCGCCGACGGCGAGCTTCTGGTCTGCGAGCCCGCGGACGTGCTGCCCATGGCGCAGCGCTACTTTTTGTTCTAA
- the ureE gene encoding urease accessory protein UreE — MIRSTKIVRHLAVRPDRVVDTITLDHHARHRRRVAMTADGGLEFLLDLDRAAVLDHGDALELEDGRLVQVKAADEQLVEITTFNPVRLMRAAWHIGNRHIPAEITEEAIYIVQDPVLEAMLRGLGAAVKPVVRPFKPERGAYEAAEAHGHGQAHAHDHHDHDHHDHGHDHAHHDHAHHDHAHDHHGHDHAHDHAHGASCGCGHTHHHD; from the coding sequence ATGATCCGTTCGACCAAGATCGTCCGGCACCTCGCGGTGCGTCCCGACCGGGTGGTGGACACCATCACCCTCGACCATCACGCCCGCCACCGTCGCCGGGTGGCCATGACCGCCGACGGCGGGCTGGAGTTCCTGCTGGATCTCGACCGCGCCGCGGTGCTGGACCATGGCGATGCGCTGGAACTGGAGGACGGCCGCCTTGTGCAGGTGAAGGCGGCGGACGAGCAACTGGTGGAGATCACCACCTTCAATCCCGTGCGCCTGATGCGGGCCGCCTGGCACATCGGCAACCGGCACATTCCGGCGGAGATCACCGAAGAGGCGATCTATATCGTTCAGGATCCCGTGCTGGAGGCCATGCTGCGCGGCCTCGGCGCGGCGGTGAAGCCGGTGGTGCGTCCCTTCAAGCCCGAGCGCGGCGCCTATGAGGCCGCCGAGGCCCACGGCCATGGCCAAGCCCACGCGCATGACCATCATGATCATGACCACCATGACCATGGGCACGACCACGCCCATCACGATCATGCGCACCATGACCATGCGCACGACCACCACGGGCATGACCACGCCCACGATCACGCCCATGGCGCCTCCTGCGGCTGCGGCCATACGCACCACCATGACTGA
- a CDS encoding urease accessory protein UreF, with the protein MTMAETGAPPSALALFAWLSPGFPVGAYAYSHALEWAAEAGDITDESSLESWLRDLMLLGFGRADGILLAHAYGAGAAGDVPALAQVNARAVALSPTAELRLETCQQGRSFLDAVRAAWPHGGLDAAAAHLPPDVAYPVAVGYAAALHGVPRAAVLEAYLFAVTQTLVSAALRIAPIGQTAGTRVVARLMPAVQALAGDIPTLTLDDLGTATFRADLGSMRHETQYTRLFRS; encoded by the coding sequence ATGACGATGGCGGAAACGGGCGCGCCGCCGAGCGCGCTCGCGCTCTTTGCCTGGCTGTCTCCCGGCTTTCCCGTGGGGGCCTATGCCTATTCCCACGCGCTGGAATGGGCGGCGGAAGCGGGCGATATCACCGATGAATCGAGCCTCGAAAGCTGGCTGCGCGATCTCATGCTGCTCGGCTTCGGCCGGGCCGATGGCATCCTCCTCGCTCATGCCTACGGGGCGGGCGCGGCCGGGGATGTGCCAGCGCTGGCGCAGGTGAATGCCCGCGCGGTCGCCCTCTCGCCCACCGCCGAACTGCGGCTGGAGACCTGCCAGCAGGGCCGCAGCTTCCTTGATGCCGTGCGCGCCGCATGGCCCCACGGCGGGTTGGACGCGGCGGCGGCGCATCTGCCGCCTGATGTCGCCTATCCGGTGGCGGTGGGCTATGCAGCGGCGCTGCATGGCGTGCCCCGCGCGGCGGTGCTGGAAGCGTATCTCTTCGCCGTCACGCAGACGCTGGTTTCCGCCGCGCTGCGCATCGCGCCCATCGGCCAGACGGCCGGCACCCGCGTGGTGGCCCGCCTCATGCCGGCCGTGCAGGCGCTGGCGGGTGACATTCCGACCCTCACGCTCGACGATCTCGGCACCGCCACCTTCCGGGCCGACCTCGGCAGCATGCGACACGAAACCCAATACACGAGGCTGTTTCGATCATGA
- the ureG gene encoding urease accessory protein UreG, whose amino-acid sequence MTSNGPLRVGIGGPVGSGKTALMEALCKTFRARYNICAITNDIYTKEDARLLTVAGALEPERILGVETGGCPHTAIREDASINLRAVADMQAKFPGLEIVLIESGGDNLAATFSPELADITIYVIDVAGGEKIPRKGGPGITRSDFLVVNKTDLAPLVGADLSIMESDTQRMRGTRPYVFAAIRHGKGVEDVAAFIEKAGGLAA is encoded by the coding sequence ATGACCAGCAACGGACCCTTGCGGGTTGGCATCGGCGGGCCGGTGGGCTCTGGCAAGACGGCGCTGATGGAAGCGCTCTGCAAGACCTTCCGCGCCCGCTACAACATCTGCGCCATCACCAACGACATCTATACCAAGGAGGACGCTCGCCTCCTGACGGTGGCCGGCGCGCTGGAGCCCGAGCGCATCCTCGGCGTGGAGACCGGCGGCTGCCCGCACACCGCCATCCGCGAGGACGCCTCCATCAACCTGCGCGCCGTGGCCGACATGCAGGCGAAATTTCCCGGCCTCGAGATCGTGCTGATCGAGAGCGGCGGCGACAATCTCGCGGCCACTTTCTCGCCGGAACTGGCGGACATCACCATCTATGTGATCGACGTGGCCGGCGGCGAGAAGATCCCGCGCAAGGGTGGGCCGGGCATCACCCGCTCCGACTTCCTCGTGGTGAACAAGACCGATCTCGCCCCGCTGGTGGGCGCGGACCTCTCCATCATGGAGAGCGACACCCAGCGGATGCGCGGTACGCGGCCTTATGTCTTCGCCGCCATCCGCCATGGCAAGGGCGTGGAGGACGTGGCCGCCTTCATCGAGAAGGCGGGCGGCCTCGCGGCCTGA
- a CDS encoding DUF938 domain-containing protein, producing MSNSVPDALPAAATGPDGRLAAPAVARNRDVILDVLRPLLPASGQVLEIASGTGEHLVHFARALPGLTWQPSDPSPAARASIAAWAGAEGLSNVLPPLDLDAAAAEWPVTQADAIVCINMIHISPWASTQGLLAGAQRLLPSGGVLYLYGPYRRANVPTAPSNEAFDADLKRRNPAWGLRLLEDVATLAGTHGLILERVVEMPANNLSVVFRRA from the coding sequence ATGAGCAATTCCGTGCCTGACGCGCTGCCTGCGGCCGCCACCGGCCCGGATGGGCGCCTCGCCGCGCCCGCTGTCGCCCGCAACCGCGATGTCATTCTCGACGTGCTGCGGCCGCTTTTGCCGGCGAGTGGGCAGGTGCTGGAGATCGCCAGCGGCACGGGCGAGCATCTGGTGCATTTCGCCCGCGCTCTGCCGGGCCTCACGTGGCAGCCATCCGACCCTTCTCCCGCCGCCCGCGCGTCCATCGCGGCGTGGGCCGGGGCGGAGGGCCTTTCCAACGTGCTGCCGCCGCTGGACCTCGATGCGGCGGCGGCCGAATGGCCGGTGACGCAGGCGGACGCCATCGTCTGCATCAACATGATCCACATCAGCCCTTGGGCCTCGACGCAGGGCCTGCTCGCCGGGGCGCAGCGCCTGCTGCCGTCGGGCGGCGTACTCTATCTTTACGGCCCCTACCGGCGCGCCAACGTGCCCACTGCCCCCAGTAACGAAGCCTTCGATGCGGACCTCAAGCGCCGCAACCCGGCCTGGGGCCTGCGGCTGCTTGAGGACGTGGCCACATTGGCGGGCACGCACGGGCTCATCCTGGAGCGCGTGGTGGAGATGCCCGCCAACAATCTTTCGGTGGTGTTCCGCCGCGCGTGA
- a CDS encoding MBL fold metallo-hydrolase codes for MPLAPMGSTLRMLRPAPHVLAFYDGRVPDTRLWSEEPNWLDDGAYALGIASYAILEGAEALVYDTHISLPHARFIRRTLEEMGVRHMRVVLSHWHDDHVAGNEVFADCEILANALTADILRDKQAKLESGDPPIRPLILPNRTFSGEITLQVGALPVTLRQMDIHSCDGTVVLLPDGLLLAGDTLEDPITYVDEPERLAIHLEGLAEMARWPLSRILPNHGSAEVIAAGGYQPDLIAATRRYVERLIAARTDPGLAARDLRAFVPEDFASGAIGYFAPYEAVHRQNLAAVTEAS; via the coding sequence ATGCCCCTCGCCCCCATGGGCTCAACCCTGCGCATGCTACGGCCGGCCCCGCACGTGCTCGCGTTCTATGATGGGCGCGTGCCGGACACCCGGCTCTGGAGCGAGGAGCCCAACTGGCTGGACGATGGCGCCTATGCGCTGGGCATCGCCTCTTACGCCATCCTGGAGGGGGCGGAGGCGCTGGTCTATGACACGCATATTTCGCTGCCCCACGCCCGCTTCATCCGCCGCACGCTGGAAGAGATGGGCGTGCGGCACATGCGCGTGGTGCTGAGCCATTGGCATGATGACCATGTGGCGGGAAACGAAGTCTTCGCGGACTGCGAAATCCTCGCCAACGCGCTGACGGCGGACATCCTCCGCGATAAGCAGGCGAAGCTGGAGAGTGGCGATCCGCCCATCCGGCCGCTCATCCTGCCGAACCGCACCTTCTCGGGCGAGATCACGCTTCAGGTCGGCGCCCTGCCCGTCACGCTCCGCCAGATGGACATCCACAGCTGCGACGGCACGGTGGTCCTGCTGCCCGATGGGCTGCTGCTCGCCGGCGACACGCTGGAAGATCCGATCACCTATGTGGACGAGCCCGAGCGCCTGGCAATCCATCTGGAGGGGCTAGCCGAGATGGCCCGCTGGCCGCTCTCCCGCATCCTGCCCAATCACGGATCGGCCGAGGTGATTGCTGCGGGCGGCTATCAGCCGGACCTCATCGCCGCCACCCGCCGCTATGTGGAGCGCCTCATCGCCGCCCGCACCGATCCGGGCCTCGCCGCCCGCGATCTGCGCGCCTTCGTGCCGGAAGACTTCGCCTCTGGCGCCATCGGCTATTTCGCGCCCTATGAAGCGGTGCACCGGCAGAACCTTGCGGCCGTCACCGAGGCCTCCTGA